In Spinacia oleracea cultivar Varoflay chromosome 5, BTI_SOV_V1, whole genome shotgun sequence, a single window of DNA contains:
- the LOC110785186 gene encoding BTB/POZ domain-containing protein At2g30600: protein MIEKNQHKFLTVAPFECAWQEEFKFKEAGRGCVVFEAFARNDVTVVFRENVGSRHYHYKTDSSPHYTVVLGSHRNRRLKIEVDGKAVVDVEGVGLCSSAAFQSYWISIYDGLICIGNGRYPFQNVVFQWLDSNPNCNVQYVGLSSWDKHVGYRNVNVLPLTQNHVSLWKQLDSSVYNEKEENEEGYEESTSNDDKWGLADFLESWELSDVLFIVGGEEKAVPAHKVILAAAGNFHFAPDDLIQLKEVTYPVLHAFLQYIYTGQTRISEAQLVPLREISLQFEVMPLLKQCEEIMGRFKSNKKMFDSGKNVEICYPNCQSLRPTVFPYGLPISVSKLEQFYSAGNYSDLEVYVEDYGFVAGAHKIIISLWSLPFLKMFTNGMRESASTKVRLREVSPEALKAMLNYMYSGELDMEDIKDNDTLLLHILLLADQFGITHLQQECCKILLECLYEDSVCQILQVISSIPSCKVIEEFCKRKFSMQFDYCTAASMDFTLLDEATIRSILQHPDLTVTSEEKVLNAILLWGVQAKEFYGLDAVEALLIHSTPEIIFGQRLNSLNHLLPLVRFPLMPFDLLKKLEKSSLMTSIPAFANLVKEAIDYAKFGVTWTEIEPNPRFHHRRSSYKELQYICDGDSNGVLYYAGTSYGEHRWVNPMLSKRIVITASSPMSRLTDPKVLASRAYQGTSFSGPRFEDGKIFSWWMVDVGEDHQLMCNYYTLRQDGSRTFIRHWNLQGSLDGKQWTNLREHKNEQKVCKPGQFASWAVTGPQALLPFRFFRVLLTGPTTDLTEPWKFCICFLELYGYFR from the exons ATGATTGAGAAAAATCAGCACAAGTTCTTAACTGTTGCTCCCTTTGAGTGTGCTTGGCAAGAGGAGTTTAAGTTTAAAGAGGCGGGGCGGGGTTGTGTAGTTTTTGAAGCATTTGCTCGCAATGATGTGACGGTGGTGTTCCGGGAGAATGTAGGGAGTCGACACTACCATTACAAAACTGATAGCAGTCCTCACTACACTGTTGTCTTGGGAAGCCATAGGAATAGAAGATTAAAGATTGAGGTGGATGGTAAAGCTGTGGTTGATGTAGAAGGTGTTGGCCTTTGCTCTTCAGCTGCATTCCAGAGCTATTGGATAAGTATCTATGATGGGCTGATTTGTATTGGAAATGGGAGATACCcatttcaaaatgttgtttttcaATGGCTTGATTCGAACCCAAATTGCAATGTTCAATATGTTGGGTTGAGCAGTTGGGATAAACATGTTGGGTATAGGAACGTAAATGTATTGCCTTTGACACAGAATCATGTATCCTTGTGGAAGCAGCTAGATTCTAGTGTATATAATGAAAAAGAGGAAAATGAAGAGGGTTATGAAGAGTCCACGAGTAATGATGATAAGTGGGGATTGGCGGATTTTCTCGAGAGCTGGGAGCTTTCCGATGTGCTTTTCATTGTGGGAGGAGAGGAAAAGGCAGTTCCAGCTCACAAGGTCATTTTGGCAGCAGCTGGTAATTTTCACTTTGCTCCAGATGACCTCATCCAGCTTAAAGAAGTTACCTATCCAGTCCTGCATGCGTTTCTTCAGTATATCTATACTGGCCAGACCCGG ATTTCAGAGGCACAACTTGTGCCTTTGAGGGAGATCAGCTTACAATTTGAGGTCATGCCCTTACTGAAGCAATGTGAGGAAATTATGGGACGTTTTAAATCGAACAAGAAAATGTTTGATTCTGGAAAAAATGTTGAGATTTGTTACCCAAACTGTCAATCGCTTCGTCCCACGGTGTTCCCCTACGGTCTGCCTATCAGTGTGAGTAAACTCGAGCAATTCTATTCAGCGGGTAACTACAGTGACTTAGAGGTTTATGTTGAGGATTATGGCTTTGTTGCTGGCGCTCATAAGATTATAATCAGTTTATGGAGTCTTCCGTTTCTGAAG ATGTTCACAAACGGAATGAGAGAGAGTGCTTCCACGAAAGTTCGTTTGAGGGAGGTATCTCCTGAAGCATTGAAAGCAATGCTAAATTACATGTATAGTGGGGAGCTTGATATGGAAGATATCAAGGACAATGACACCTTATTACTCCATATCCTTCTATTGGCTGACCAATTTGGAATCACACACCTCCAACAAGAATGCTGCAAAATATTGCTAGAATGCCTCTATGAG GATTCCGTAtgtcaaatactccaagtcatTTCCTCAATTCCATCTTGTAAAGTAATTGAAGAGTTCTGCAAGAGAAAATTCTCAATGCAGTTTGATTATTGTACGGCCGCAAGCATGGATTTTACGTTGCTAGATGAAGCCACAATCAGGAGCATCCTTCAG CATCCAGATTTGACAGTAACGTCAGAGGAGAAGGTTCTGAATGCAATTTTGTTATGGGGTGTGCAAGCAAAAGAATTTTATGGATTAGACGCTGTGGAGGCGTTATTGATTCATTCAACTCCAGAAATTATATTTGGTCAAAGGCTTAATTCCTTGAATCACTTACTGCCACTTGTCCGGTTTCCTCTGATGCCATTCGACCTGCTAAAGAAG TTAGAGAAGTCTAGCCTTATGACGTCAATTCCTGCGTTTGCAAATCTT GTGAAGGAAGCTATAGATTATGCAAAGTTTGGTGTAACCTGGACAGAGATTGAACCTAA CCCGCGATTTCACCACCGACGCTCTAGTTACAAAGAATTGCAATATATATGTGATGGCGATAGCAATGGGGTTCTGTATTATGCAGGAACTTCCTACGGGGAACATCGTTGGGTAAATCCGATGCTTTCCAAG AGAATTGTCATTACTGCTAGCAGTCCTATGTCAAGGCTTACGGACCCTAAGGTTTTGGCATCAAGAGCTTACCAG GGAACCTCTTTTTCTGGACCTCGGTTTGAAGATGGGAAAATTTTCTCTTGGTGGATGGTTGATGTCGGTGAGGATCATCAG CTCATGTGCAACTACTACACATTAAGACAGGATGGTTCGCGGACATTTATCAGACACTGGAATCTTCAG GGGTCGTTAGATGGAAAGCAGTGGACGAATTTACGGGAGCACAAAAATGAGCAGAAAGTATGCAAGCCTGGGCAGTTTGCATCTTGGGCGGTGACAGGTCCACAGGCTTTGCTTCCCTTTAGATTCTTCAGGGTATTATTGACTGGGCCAACCACTGATCTCACAGAACCTTGGAAATTTTGTATTTGCTTCCTTGAACTTTATGGATACTTCCGCTAG